A single genomic interval of Polaribacter vadi harbors:
- a CDS encoding endo-1,4-beta-xylanase, translating to MKKNQLIYLLTLLLAFSSCKKKTLVNVEKPNGLKEVYKNNFLIGVAINANQINEKNEVQNALIKTEFNSITPENIMKSLLIHPKKDTFNFELSDKLVGLAEKNNMHIQGHTLVWHSQLSPFFKEIKDSTEMVNELKNHINTIVGRYKGKIDAWDVVNEALNDDGTLRKTAFLDALGEDYLSLAFDLTKKVDPDAELYYNDYSMTIPAKRAGAIKMIKRIQELGTKIDGIGMQGHWDLNTPSIEEIEKSIVEYAELGIKVAITELDVSVIPMPWDFSGADVNVKFESGDPTMNPYPEKLPDSIQVKLAERYEAIFKLFLKHEDKISRVTFWGVNDGDSWKNDWPINGRTNYPLLFDRNNEKKKAYYSVFNLKSDSKE from the coding sequence ATGAAAAAAAATCAACTAATATATTTACTAACATTACTTTTAGCTTTTTCTTCTTGTAAAAAAAAGACTTTAGTTAATGTAGAAAAACCAAATGGGTTAAAAGAAGTTTATAAAAATAATTTTTTAATAGGAGTTGCAATAAATGCAAATCAAATTAATGAAAAAAACGAGGTGCAAAATGCTTTAATTAAAACAGAATTTAATAGCATAACTCCAGAGAATATCATGAAATCTTTATTAATTCATCCTAAAAAAGATACATTCAATTTTGAATTATCAGATAAATTGGTGGGGTTAGCAGAAAAAAACAACATGCATATTCAAGGGCATACTTTAGTATGGCACAGCCAATTATCGCCCTTTTTTAAAGAAATAAAAGACAGTACAGAAATGGTTAATGAACTAAAAAACCATATAAATACTATTGTTGGTAGGTACAAAGGTAAAATTGATGCTTGGGATGTTGTAAATGAAGCTTTAAATGATGATGGTACTCTAAGAAAAACAGCATTTTTAGATGCATTAGGAGAAGATTATTTGTCCTTAGCATTTGATTTAACTAAAAAAGTAGATCCTGATGCAGAACTTTATTATAATGATTATAGCATGACTATTCCTGCAAAAAGAGCTGGAGCCATAAAAATGATAAAAAGAATTCAAGAACTTGGTACAAAAATAGATGGTATTGGTATGCAAGGTCACTGGGATTTAAACACCCCAAGCATAGAAGAAATTGAAAAAAGTATTGTTGAATATGCTGAGTTAGGGATTAAAGTAGCGATTACAGAATTAGATGTATCTGTTATACCTATGCCTTGGGATTTTTCTGGTGCAGACGTAAATGTAAAGTTTGAAAGTGGAGATCCAACTATGAATCCTTACCCAGAAAAACTTCCAGATTCTATACAAGTTAAACTAGCAGAACGTTATGAAGCTATTTTTAAGCTATTTTTAAAACACGAAGACAAGATTAGTCGTGTAACATTTTGGGGTGTTAATGATGGGGATTCTTGGAAAAATGATTGGCCAATTAATGGCAGAACCAATTACCCATTATTGTTTGATAGAAATAATGAAAAAAAGAAAGCTTATTACAGTGTATTTAATTTGAAATCTGATTCTAAAGAATGA
- a CDS encoding sialate O-acetylesterase: protein MILPKKTLFFSSIIFWCISINVLNAEVKLPAFISDGLVLQRNAEVKIWGWASSKEKIIIDFNGNVYKGEASIEGKWEFTLNNLKAGGPYTMVVSGENTIIINNILVGDVWLCSGQSNMELPMRRVSPLYEDEIKSANNPKIHYIKIPQRYNFKAPQENIESVNWQEVNQENISEFSSVAYFFAQELYESYNVPIGIINSSLGGSPAESWISEDALKAFPHYFDEAQKFKDDSLIKEIQNTDNQNWKDWHNKLYNKDLGNKKNPWYNQSLDTQKWDEMDVPGYWDKEKIAGKNGVVWFRKDVQIPKSMLNQTLKLNLGRVVDSDSVYVNGTFVGTTGYKYPPRRYTIPSNILVEGNNNITIRVINESGVGGFYLDKPYEVKSDNKTIDLKGTWKYRLGAEMPPKEGQTFIRWKPAGLYNAMIAPLLNYKIKGVIWYQGESNVKNPKEYQTLFPTLIKNWRTKFKQGNFPFLFVQLANYQEAYKEPTESSWAALREAQLQTLKLPKTAMAVTIDIGEWNDIHPLNKKDVAKRLALAAKKMAYKEKNVVFSGPTLKSKKSKGNKIILEFENVGSGLVAKGGELKEFAIAGADKKFVWAKAIIEKNKIIVFNESIKDPVAVRYAWADNPDKANLYNKENLPASPFRTDNW, encoded by the coding sequence ATGATATTACCTAAGAAAACCCTTTTTTTTTCCAGCATTATTTTTTGGTGTATAAGTATTAATGTTTTAAATGCAGAAGTTAAACTTCCTGCATTTATTAGTGATGGATTAGTTTTGCAACGAAACGCTGAAGTTAAAATTTGGGGTTGGGCATCATCCAAAGAAAAGATAATTATAGATTTTAATGGCAATGTATATAAAGGCGAAGCTAGTATTGAAGGAAAATGGGAATTTACTTTAAACAACTTAAAAGCAGGAGGACCATATACAATGGTTGTGTCTGGTGAAAACACCATAATTATCAATAATATTTTAGTAGGAGATGTCTGGTTATGTTCAGGGCAGTCAAATATGGAATTACCTATGAGACGTGTAAGCCCTTTGTATGAAGACGAAATTAAATCTGCTAACAATCCTAAAATTCATTATATAAAAATTCCACAACGTTATAATTTTAAAGCACCTCAAGAAAATATTGAAAGTGTAAACTGGCAAGAAGTAAATCAAGAGAATATTTCTGAATTTTCATCAGTTGCGTATTTTTTTGCACAAGAATTATATGAAAGCTACAATGTTCCTATAGGTATAATTAATTCAAGTTTAGGAGGTTCACCAGCAGAATCCTGGATAAGTGAAGACGCTTTAAAAGCATTTCCTCACTATTTTGATGAAGCTCAAAAATTTAAAGATGATAGTTTAATTAAAGAAATTCAAAATACTGATAATCAGAATTGGAAAGATTGGCATAACAAACTTTACAACAAAGATTTAGGAAATAAAAAAAATCCTTGGTACAATCAAAGCTTAGACACCCAAAAATGGGATGAAATGGATGTTCCTGGATATTGGGATAAAGAAAAAATTGCTGGCAAAAACGGCGTGGTTTGGTTTAGAAAAGATGTACAAATTCCAAAATCTATGCTAAATCAAACATTAAAATTAAATTTGGGCAGGGTTGTCGATTCAGATTCCGTTTATGTAAATGGAACTTTTGTGGGCACAACTGGTTATAAATATCCTCCAAGAAGATATACAATACCTTCTAATATTTTGGTTGAAGGTAACAATAACATTACGATTAGAGTTATAAATGAAAGTGGTGTTGGTGGTTTTTATTTAGATAAACCTTATGAAGTAAAATCTGATAATAAAACCATCGATTTGAAGGGAACTTGGAAATATAGACTTGGGGCAGAAATGCCACCAAAAGAAGGTCAAACATTTATTAGATGGAAGCCTGCTGGTTTATATAATGCAATGATAGCGCCTTTATTGAATTATAAAATAAAAGGAGTAATATGGTATCAAGGAGAATCAAACGTAAAAAATCCAAAAGAATACCAAACACTTTTTCCTACTTTAATTAAAAATTGGAGGACAAAATTTAAGCAAGGTAATTTTCCTTTTCTATTTGTGCAATTGGCCAATTACCAAGAAGCATATAAAGAACCTACAGAAAGTAGTTGGGCAGCTTTAAGGGAAGCACAATTACAAACATTAAAGTTACCAAAAACAGCTATGGCTGTTACTATTGATATTGGCGAGTGGAATGATATTCATCCTTTAAATAAAAAAGATGTTGCAAAACGATTAGCTTTAGCAGCAAAAAAAATGGCTTACAAAGAAAAAAATGTTGTGTTTTCTGGCCCTACTTTAAAAAGCAAAAAGAGTAAAGGAAATAAAATAATTCTGGAATTTGAAAACGTTGGAAGTGGCTTAGTTGCTAAAGGAGGAGAATTAAAAGAATTCGCGATTGCAGGTGCAGATAAAAAATTTGTTTGGGCAAAAGCAATAATCGAAAAAAACAAAATAATTGTTTTTAATGAGTCTATCAAAGATCCTGTTGCTGTTAGATATGCTTGGGCAGATAATCCAGATAAAGCAAATTTATATAACAAAGAAAACTTACCTGCTTCACCATTTAGAACCGATAATTGGTAA
- a CDS encoding glycosyl hydrolase 115 family protein — protein sequence MKSTKKVFFLIFSLLFLVSCNSNSLINLQKQKSYIQTSSGFAIVNNNEATAIYLSDNDYKGVKKIAQKFQEDIERVTNIKPSIISNEIPSNGTAIIVGTIGNSNLIDQLIEEKKLEVSLVKGKWETFLIQTIKNPFEGVEEALVIVGSDKRGTIYGMFDVSYEIGVSPHHFWADVPSKKKENVFITRGSYTKGSPKVKYRGIFINDEAPALSGWAFEKFGGFNAEFYNHVFEYILRMKGNYLWPSMWGRMFYENDPQNPILANEYGIVMGTSHHEPLTRAHAEWQRFGKGEWNYNTNPEGLRKFWTEGMERRGNTETIVTVGMRGDGDEAMSEGTATELLETIVKDQRKIIEDVTGKPAEETPQMWALYKEVQDYYDQGMQVPDDVTLLLCDDNWGNIRKLPALDAKPRKGGYGIYYHYDYVGGPRNYKWINTTQIERVWEQMHLAYEHNADRVWIVNVGDIKPMEFPIEFFLDYAWDPEKWNADNLQDYYTEWAEKQFGSQFAEDIADMLRKYTKYNARRKPELLNIPVYNLTNFNEAEKIVEDYNLLAKKAKDLKQKLPRDYHDAFYQLVEHPIIASANLNELYLATEKNKLYATQGKVIANTYAKKVKELFVKDSLMTKYYHEELANGKWNHMMSQTHIGYDNWQQPRFNVMPETILVDENTEIEVADVKTLASIDLETPSDAKGFIENSSYISMEAHHFSSKTEPESFQWKVVENLGKSGSSVISLPIKKGRVVLNEDSPKLSYNVHFQNKGKVKVHAYFSPTINYSTREGMYYGLSFDNEMPTQVNYDTDPLIFNYNGKVPSNWQNNVSDNIKEITTEFEINKTGNHILNYYRVDEGLVLQKIVIETQEKKIPKTYLGPPESKYVD from the coding sequence ATGAAATCAACAAAAAAAGTATTTTTTCTAATATTTAGTTTATTATTTTTAGTTTCTTGTAATTCAAATTCTCTAATAAACTTACAAAAACAAAAGTCTTACATTCAAACAAGCTCTGGTTTCGCTATTGTAAATAATAATGAAGCAACTGCTATTTATTTAAGTGATAATGACTATAAAGGTGTTAAAAAAATAGCTCAGAAATTTCAAGAAGATATAGAACGAGTTACCAATATAAAACCTAGTATCATTTCAAATGAAATACCATCAAATGGAACTGCAATAATTGTAGGTACTATAGGGAATTCTAACTTAATTGATCAACTAATTGAAGAAAAAAAGCTAGAGGTATCTTTAGTTAAAGGAAAATGGGAAACCTTTTTAATACAAACTATAAAAAATCCTTTTGAGGGTGTTGAAGAAGCTTTAGTAATCGTTGGTAGTGACAAACGAGGAACCATTTATGGTATGTTTGATGTCTCATACGAAATAGGGGTATCCCCACATCATTTCTGGGCAGATGTTCCTTCAAAGAAAAAAGAAAATGTTTTTATTACTAGAGGCAGCTATACAAAAGGGTCGCCTAAAGTAAAGTATAGAGGTATATTTATTAATGATGAAGCACCAGCACTTTCTGGCTGGGCTTTTGAAAAATTTGGTGGGTTTAATGCTGAATTTTACAATCATGTTTTTGAGTATATTCTTCGTATGAAAGGTAATTATTTATGGCCTTCCATGTGGGGACGTATGTTTTATGAAAACGATCCACAAAATCCTATTTTAGCAAACGAATATGGTATTGTTATGGGAACTTCGCATCACGAACCTTTAACGCGTGCACATGCAGAATGGCAACGTTTTGGTAAAGGTGAGTGGAATTACAACACCAATCCAGAAGGCTTACGAAAGTTTTGGACAGAAGGCATGGAACGAAGAGGAAATACTGAAACTATTGTAACTGTTGGTATGCGTGGTGATGGAGATGAAGCCATGAGTGAAGGAACAGCTACAGAATTATTAGAAACCATTGTTAAAGATCAGCGAAAAATAATTGAAGACGTTACAGGTAAACCTGCAGAAGAAACACCTCAAATGTGGGCTTTATATAAAGAAGTTCAAGATTATTATGACCAAGGCATGCAAGTTCCAGATGATGTTACGCTTTTATTGTGTGACGATAACTGGGGAAATATTAGAAAATTACCAGCCTTAGATGCAAAACCAAGAAAAGGAGGTTATGGTATTTACTATCATTACGATTATGTTGGTGGTCCACGAAATTACAAATGGATAAACACAACACAAATAGAACGTGTTTGGGAGCAAATGCATTTAGCTTACGAGCATAATGCAGATAGAGTTTGGATTGTAAATGTTGGCGATATTAAACCCATGGAGTTTCCTATTGAATTCTTTTTAGATTACGCTTGGGATCCTGAAAAATGGAATGCTGATAATCTTCAAGATTATTATACAGAATGGGCAGAAAAACAATTTGGAAGCCAGTTTGCTGAAGACATTGCAGACATGCTCAGAAAATACACAAAATATAATGCTCGTAGAAAACCAGAATTGTTAAATATTCCTGTGTATAATTTAACTAATTTTAATGAAGCTGAAAAAATCGTAGAAGATTATAACCTTTTAGCAAAAAAAGCAAAAGACTTAAAACAAAAATTACCACGAGATTATCATGATGCCTTTTATCAATTAGTAGAGCATCCAATAATTGCTAGTGCTAATTTAAATGAGCTTTATTTAGCTACAGAGAAAAATAAATTATATGCAACACAGGGTAAAGTAATAGCCAATACCTACGCTAAAAAAGTTAAGGAGCTGTTTGTTAAAGATTCTTTGATGACTAAATATTATCACGAAGAATTAGCCAATGGAAAATGGAACCATATGATGTCTCAAACTCATATAGGTTATGATAATTGGCAACAACCACGTTTTAATGTTATGCCTGAAACTATTTTAGTTGATGAAAATACTGAAATAGAAGTAGCAGATGTAAAAACACTAGCTTCTATCGATTTAGAAACCCCAAGCGATGCCAAAGGTTTTATAGAAAACAGCAGTTATATTTCAATGGAAGCACATCATTTTTCAAGTAAAACAGAGCCAGAATCTTTTCAATGGAAAGTTGTTGAGAATTTAGGGAAATCAGGATCTTCAGTTATTTCACTTCCTATCAAAAAGGGTAGAGTTGTATTGAATGAAGACTCACCTAAATTATCTTATAATGTTCATTTTCAAAATAAAGGAAAAGTAAAAGTACATGCCTATTTTTCACCAACTATAAATTATTCAACAAGAGAAGGGATGTATTATGGATTGTCATTTGATAATGAAATGCCAACACAAGTAAATTATGATACTGATCCTTTAATATTTAACTACAATGGTAAAGTTCCAAGTAATTGGCAAAATAATGTGTCAGATAATATAAAAGAGATTACAACAGAATTTGAAATTAATAAAACAGGAAATCATATTTTAAATTATTATAGAGTTGATGAAGGTTTAGTGTTACAAAAAATAGTAATTGAAACTCAAGAAAAGAAAATACCTAAAACATATTTAGGTCCTCCAGAAAGTAAATACGTAGATTAA